A single region of the Sorghum bicolor cultivar BTx623 chromosome 9, Sorghum_bicolor_NCBIv3, whole genome shotgun sequence genome encodes:
- the LOC8077047 gene encoding basic leucine zipper 23 has product MDDGADLPCQLLFSHPEMPDSFDEFFSSATTTTCTHTHSCNPPGPSAAMHTHTCLHTHTQVLGSGGEDDDDAREEEDSAKPRKPLGNREAVRKYREKKKAHAAFLEEEVKKLRAANQQLLRRLQGHAALEAEVARLRSLLLDVRGKIDAEVGVFPFQRPCSVGSVACADPALCFNGNSEVGGCWEESSRPAVADVSEGLRNSMDVVASFVSSDPLAE; this is encoded by the coding sequence ATGGACGACGGAGCTGACCTCCCCTGCCAATTGCTCTTCTCCCACCCGGAGATGCCTGACAGCTTCGACGAGTTCTTCAGCAGCGCCACGACGACGACCTGCACCCACACGCACAGCTGCAACCCTCCCGGCCCCTCGGCCGCCATGCACACCCACACGTGCCTGCACACGCACACCCAGGTCCTCGGCAGCGGCggggaggacgacgacgacgccagggaggaggaggactcgGCCAAGCCGCGGAAACCTCTCGGGAACAGGGAAGCCGTGCGCAAGTACcgggagaagaagaaggcgcACGCCGCCTTCCTCGAAGAGGAGGTCAAGAAGCTCCGTGCAGCCAATCAGCAGCTCCTGAGGCGGCTGCAGGGCCATGCAGCTCTGGAGGCGGAGGTGGCGAGGCTCAGGAGCCTCCTGCTCGATGTCCGGGGCAAGATCGACGCAGAGGTCGGCGTGTTCCCGTTTCAGAGGCCGTGCAGTGTGGGCTCTGTGGCGTGTGCTGATCCAGCTCTGTGCTTCAATGGCAACTCGGAGGTAGGAGGCTGCTGGGAGGAGAGCTCAAGACCAGCAGTTGCGGATGTTTCAGAAGGTTTGCGTAATTCCATGGATGTTGTTGCAAGCTTCGTGAGTTCTGATCCTCTCGCTGAATGA